One genomic region from Kwoniella shivajii chromosome 6, complete sequence encodes:
- a CDS encoding lysophospholipase NTE1 — protein MSQVPAPPDSNGNPLIALAVAVIYAILYVLQGVRNVVGVLTIGLPSAIVRMLHYSFTISLGFPHFLALFAGALLGLFFLVRYRYLTRYTKLKEPALPPPSPPSLTAELLPLDTPGIGLRNKRSRSGSFHNYLDDFLSAIRIFGYLEKPVFHELSRHLQTRRLAAGDTLDIGGGDFWCVVEGKVQVFAPDSPIDKSRPSSPDSYNQSSFNGYHLLNEVSTGGTLSSLFSILSLFTEDIKLSWTPPVEEEDTEEVLMDDTMSRDPTLLPPGQRRSRANSDVSQLDQEILSKSVGSPNESSPTDNTRPRRPRSSSLGTAEGLGLSEGPKAELPSRSMPATTSHSPSAESPRQESSLSSPNDGPILRNFPSTTTSPLRDSPRPLKRSPKREDTGASALKGTIARATVDTTLAVIPAAAFRKLTRKFPKASGTVVQVVLERFSRVTFMTAHKYLGLTKEILRSESSLNSLVSHPLPRFFYTGGGMQALRSRFQPEAQANDKGHKDFSSINSSPSGRVSSKDYFNFVPSSPTVKAPSLPSTTPKQVPTTPSGKGGAFAPRGFTAMTKIEDSPKVASSDDGASGKQPSVDPPTAAMFSPDTAARHGRTFVRRASAMRKQVAAGDLAMAQRNLPDEKGGAYYRPGVQTPGLPRMDTWLGRFSSSTDLAHHNGVSVSPTSSEGGTPQDEGFDLKEAVLMNIAKSIGLAQPQEGNIDSIGKNSIPPSVSALSTPNSPMFPPNGRSNVKSPFGNVLDMMAASTHEGVLGGMLREAALKAKVDDEASSVSASVQDSQFGTAVGDKKILKDLEGNVEILFFKKGSVLVKEGERSPGMYYVIDGFLETSLPVHQSGISTPRSSTSVNPTSASPPPSTFANVNGRPFGAALGLGSAHTNGSSSPSNGGRHEETLYTVKPGGIAGYLSSLCSTDSYVNITAKTDCFVGFLPYNTLEKIIERRPIVLLTLAKRLLSLLSPLVLHIDAGLDWQQLGAGQYEKGDKATDFYIVINGRLRSFHDKDGSMQVLREYGQNDSIGELDVITAVNRSDTVNAIRDSELVRIPGALFDAISVKHPATTVQFMRLIAGRVRKAIGDEMKIGHSPVGSAPTDVNLKTVCIIGSNRNIPVAHFAGKLKTSLEELGASTSYLDQGTVMRHLGRHAFARIGKLKVAGWLADQEQHYRSVLYVADSPPSSSWTLTCIRQADLVLVLAMGDDPSLGEYEKLLLATKTTARKELILLHDERAVAPGSTRPWLVNRPWIHAHHHVELPGVVTPSKVTQTPHDAAAVAAFKHLRERVEGRIRKYRGLRPFARPRRPAHMNDFARIARRLCGKQIGLVLGGGGARGISHIGMLQALEEYGIPIDAIGGCSIGSFVGGLYARETDLLETAGRTKQFAGRMGSMLRILSDVTYPFVAYTTGHEFNKAFYNTHIEDMWIPFFANSTNITHSRMEIHRTGYAWRYVRASMTLAGLLPPLSDNGNLLVDGGYMDNTPIEPLRSNGIRDIIVVDVGSIDDTSPRNYGDSVSGWWIFVNRFNPFYERKVLSMTEISSRLTYVSSVKTLEDVKSAPGCLYIAMPVQQFDTLGGFKRFSEVLNIGLKAGREALKKWKDEGKLPTGLVDASKGAIAIQRGNRLRRMSI, from the exons ATGTCACAAGTACCGGCCCCTCCCGATTCGAACGGGAATCCCCTAATTGCTCTGGCCGTAGCTGTGATTTACGCTATCCTCTATGTCCTTCAAGGTGTTAGGAACGTAGTCGGTGTATTGACGATTGGATTGCCGAG TGCTATCGTTCGAATGCTGCATTACAGTTTCACGATTTCCCTCGGTTTTCCACATTTCCTCGCTCTTTTCGCCGGAGCATTATTAGGTCTTTTCTTCCTGGTTCGATATAGATACCTCACACGGTATACGAAACTGAAAGAACCAGCATTGCCcccaccttcacctccttctcttacCGCCGAACTCCTTCCATTAGATACACCGGGAATAGGTCTTCGAAATAAGAGAAGTAGATCAGGTTCTTTCCATAATTATTTGGATGATTTCCTTTCGGCCATTAGGATATTTGGATATCTTGAGAAACCCGTCTTCCATGAACTTAGTAGACATTTACAAACTAGAAGATTAGCTGCTGGAGATACGCTTGATATAGGCGGAGGAGATTTTTGGTGTGTAGTAGAAGGAAAAGTTCAAGTT TTCGCTCCTGATTCCCCTATTGATAAATCAAGACCATCCTCCCCGGATTCATATAATCAATCGTCATTCAATGGCTACCATCTGCTGAACGAAGTTTCTACCGGTGGTACACTATCATCCCTGTTTTCCATATTATCCTTATTCacagaagatatcaaacttTCATGGACTCCTCcggtcgaagaagaagataccGAAGAGGTTCTTATGGATGACACTATGTCAAGGGATCCTACATTGCTTCCACCCGGTCAAAGAAGATCCAGAGCTAATTCAGATGTTAGTCAACTTGACCAAGAAATCCTGAGCAAAAGCGTAGGTAGTCCTAATGAATCTTCGCCGACGGACAACACCAGACCTCGACGGCCAAGATCATCGTCTCTTGGCACAGCGGAAGGTCTTGGTCTCTCCGAAGGACCAAAGGCAGAACTACCATCTCGGTCAATGCCTGCAACTACATCACATTCCCCTTCAGCTGAATCTCCACGACAAGAATCTTCACTGTCATCTCCCAATGACGGACCCATTCTAAGGAACTTTCCTTCGACCACCACATCCCCTCTGCGCGACTCTCCAAGACCCTTGAAAAGATCACCGAAACGAGAAGATACTGGTGCATCTGCATTGAAAGGGACTATAGCTAGAGCGACAGTGGACACTACCCTGGCCGTCATACCCGCTGCTGCCTTCAGGAAGCTCACGAGGAAGTTCCCCAAAGCGAGTGGAACAGTTGTACAGGTAGTACTAGAGAGATTCAGCAGAGTCACTTTCATGACTG CTCACAAGTATCTTGGTTTGACCAAAGAGATCTTGCGCTCTGAATCCTCCCTCAACTCTCTTGTCTCGCATCCTCTTCCAAGATTCTTTTACACGGGCGGAGGGATGCAAGCTCTGCGCAGCCGATTCCAACCAGAGGCGCAAGCAAATGACAAGGGTCACAAAgatttctcttccatcaactcCTCACCTAGCGGCCGAGTCTCAAGTAAAGACTATTTCAATTTCGTTCCGTCTAGTCCTACTGTCAAAGCACCTTCACTGCCATCCACTACACCTAAACAAGTGCCAACTACACCGTCTGGTAAAGGAGGAGCGTTCGCCCCAAGAGGTTTCACAGCAATGACCAAAATTGAGGATAGTCCGAAAGTCGCATCATCAGATGATGGAGCTTCGGGAAAACAGCCATCAGTCGATCCTCCCACTGCGGCGATGTTCAGCCCGGATACAGCTGCAAGACATGGTAGGACCTTCGTTCGTCGTGCATCGGCTATGAGGAAACAAGTCGCAGCAGGGGATTTAGCTATGGCTCAAAGGAATCTGCCTGATGAAAAGGGAGGAGCATATTATCGTCCCGGAGTACAGACTCCTGGTTTACCAAGAATGGACACTTGGTTAGGACGattctcatcttcgaccGATTTAGCGCATCATAATGGAGTTTCAGTatctcctacatcatcagaAGGAGGTACACctcaagatgaaggatttgatttgaaagaagctgttctCATGAATATAGCCAAATCCATTGGACTAGCTCAACCTCAAGAGGGAAATATAGATTCTATAGGTAAAAACTCCATCCCACCTTCTGTTTCAGCCCTTTCAACTCCTAATTCACCAATGTTCCCTCCTAACGGAAGAAGCAATGTTAAATCTCCTTTTGGAAATGTATTGGATATGATGGCTGCTTCCACTCACGAAGGTGTCTTAGGAGGAATGTTAAGAGAGGCTGCGTTGAAAGCTAAAGTAGACGATGAAGCTAGTAGCGTTTCTGCAAGTGTGCAGGACTCTCAATTTGGGACTGCTGTAGGGGATAAGAAGATACTGAAAGATCTGGAAGGGAATGTGGAGATCCTTTTCTTCAAAAAAGGGAGCGTTCtagtgaaagaaggtgaaagaagtcCTGGAATGTATTATGTCATAGATGGTTTCCTAGAG ACATCATTACCTGTTCATCAATCTGGAATCTCAACTCCTCGATCGTCGACTTCAGTCAATCCTACCAGTGCGAGTCCACCCCCCTCAACATTTGCGAATGTCAATGGAAGACCATTTGGAGCTGCACTTGGGCTTGGATCCGCTCACACCAATGGATCCTCATCACCGTCGAATGGGGGAAGGCATGAGGAGACTTTGTATACAGTAAAG CCCGGTGGTATCGCAGGgtatctctcttctttgtgTAGTACAGATTCATATGTCAATATCAC CGCTAAGACGGATTGTTTCGTTGGCTTCTTACCTTATAATACACTGGAGAAGATTATCGAACGAAGGCCGATTGTGTTACTTACCCTTGCGAAGAGACTCCTATCGCTGCTCTCTCCACTTG TGCTTCACATAGATGCTGGATTAGATTGGCAGCAGCTCGGAGCTGGTCAG TACGAGAAAGGCGATAAAGCTACTGACTTCTACATCGTTATCA ACGGTCGACTACGATCTTTCCATGACAAAGACGGATCCATGCAAGTCCTTCGTGAATACGGTCAGAACGACTCCATTGGTGAACTAGACGTAATCACCGCTGTCAATCGATCTGACACGGTAAATGCTATCCGAGATTCGGAATTAGTACGAATACCGGGGGCTTTGTTCGATGCTATTAGTGTCAAACATCCCGCCACAACTGTCCAATTTATGCGGCTGATAGCTGGAAGGGTCAGGAAGGCTATTGGAGACGAAATGAAGATCGGTCACTCGCCCGTCGGAAGTGCTCCAACTGACGTTAATTTGA AAACTGTTTGCATTATTGGATCAAATAGGAATATCCCCGTTGCTCATTTCGCTGGAAAACTCAAAACTTCCTTGGAGGAATTGGGAGCCTCGACTTCTTATCTTGATCAAGGAACTGTGATGCGCCATTTAGGAAGACATGCTTTCGCTCGAAtagg AAAGTTGAAAGTCGCCGGCTGGCTTGCTGATCAAGAG CAACATTACCGCTCAGTGCTATATGTTGCTGATTCTCCTCCTTCGAGTTCATGGACTCTGACCTGTATACGGCAG GCCGATTTAGTACTTGTTCTCGCCATGGGAGATGATCCATCTTTAGGGGAGTACG AAAAACTGTTACTCGCGACGAAGACGACAGCTAGGAAGGAGTTAATTCTTCTGCATGATGAACGAGCTGTTGCACCCGGTTCTACTAGACCGTGGCTCGTT AATCGACCTTGGATACACGCACATCATCATGTTGAGCTTCCAGGTGTCGTCACACCTAGTAAAGTCACACAGACACCTCATGATGCAGCTGCAGTAGCTGCTTTCAAACATCTCCGAGAAAGAGTAGAAGGTCGAATTCGAAAATACAGAGGATTAAGACCATTTGCACGACCCAGAAGACCAGCACACATGAATGATTTCGCACGAATAGCACGTCGTTTATGTGGGAAACAAATTGGATTAGTActtggaggtggaggtgcaAGAGGTATCTCCCATATCGGGATGTTACAAGCGTTGGAAGAGTATGGTATACCCATTGACGCCATTGGAGGATGTTCAATCGGAAGTTTCGTCGGTGGATTATATGCAAGAGAAACTGATTTATTGGAAACTGCAGGAAGAACAAAACAGTTTGCAGGAAGAATGGGTTCAATGTTGAGAATTTTAAGTGATGTCACTTATCCTTTTGTAGCCTATACCACCGGTCATGAGTTTA ATAAAGCGTTTTATAACACGCATATAGAAG ATATGTGGATCCCCTTTTTCGCCAATTCAACTAATATCACTCATTCAAGGATGGAAATTCATAGAACGGGTTATGCTTG GCGATACGTTAGAGCTTCGATGACACTCGCGGGTCTATTACCCCCGCTTTCGGATAATGGCAATT TGCTCGTTGATGGAGGATATATGGATAACACACCTATTGAACCGTTACGTTCGAATGGTATCAGAGATATTATTGTTGTAGATGTTGGAAGTATAGATGATACCAGTCCAAGGAATTATGGGGACTCCGTGTCAGGATGGTGGATATTTGTCAATAG ATTTAACCCATTCTACGAGAGAAAGGTACTATCGATGActgagatatcgtcaagaTTGACCTA CGTATCGAGTGTGAAAACTCTTGAGGATGTTAAGTCTGCACCTGGGTGTCTATACATTGCTATGCCCgtacaa CAATTTGATACCCTCGGAGGGTTCAAGCGATTCTCTGAAGTCCTCAATATAGGTCTCAAAGCAGGAAGGGAAGCtttgaagaaatggaaggacGAAGGTAAATTACCTACTGGATTGGTTGATGCTTCAAAAGGAGCGATAGCCATTCAAAGAGGAAACAGATTAAG ACGGATGTCGATATAA
- a CDS encoding sodium/hydrogen exchanger 3 — protein MSSPGGTIPIVNPPAEVINPADEEFYASWGLCILCLLLIGALITSYYLQIKRIRAVHETVVSIFAGMVVGLIIRLSPGHMIREMLSFKHTFFFNALLPPIILNSGYELKQANFFRNFGVILTFAFLGTFITAVGIGVLCYIWSFLGLEGLKFTLLECLIFGSTLSATDPVTILAIFNTAKVDPKLYSIIFGESILNDAVSIVMYETLSQFHGEDIYLSSLFHGVGIFLFSFLVSMALGVSFGLACSLGLKHSHLATYPHIESCLVALVAYTSYFFSNGIAMSGIVSLLFCGITLKHYAYHTMSKRTQRTTKYMFAVLAQLSENFIFIYLGLSLFTQDVQVFKPLFILVAAIAVMASRYAAVFPLSELINWVYHTRGQRYEELPHSYQMMLFWAGLRGAVGVALAAGITGDNADALRTTILVVVVLTVIIFGGTTARMLEVLGIRVGVEDEDASSDDEEGWTSYNGNLALQMGPGSRRYAGQNGRGLGIYHSNGQQDDQDEIDLHSPEGSPFNSSNIHLPRTSHSHKTRSRQPSTRSVVFNSSNSRSGFSTNSENSDEEEVLPSASGSGPSNPYGNDSPDYQTDTGIAEEGGSSSGGGGIRPGMIFRDGQWFTALDERYLLPLFSNSVTARRHHAKKARKVSSGIYNNNHNQNNGGDSAVGTPRGGNSLDINRARSGEDDDYGYDGESENGKVKGPGLPRTFSGSVTDFFFAKADPTLPSSSNTSLPLEDRGRGSLNPQSRRGSGDARGGNGGSGGEGR, from the exons ATGTCATCTCCCGGTGGAACAATACCAATAGTGAATCCACCTGCAGAGGTCATCAATCCTGCTGATGAGGAATTCTACGCATC ATGGGGTTTATGTATCCTATGTTTACTATTGATAGGAGCCTTGATAACGTCCTACTATCTTCAAATAAAACGTATTAGAGCAGTACACGAGACTGTAGTTTCGATATTCGCAGGGATGGTCGTGGGGTTGATCATTAGGTTATCACCTGGACATATGATTAGAGAGATGCTA TCTTTCAAACatactttcttcttcaacgcTTTATTACCTCCAATCATCTTGAATTCGGGATATGAGTTGAAACAA GCAAATTTCTTCAGAAACTTCGGTGTAATCTTGACTTTTGCTTTCCTCGGAACTTTCATCACAGCAGTTGGGATAGG AGTACTATGTTATATCTGGTCTTTCTTGGGATTAGAAGGATTGAAATTCACTCTTTTAGAATGTTTGATTTTTGGTTCAACTTTATCAGCAACTGATCCAGTAACTATTTTGGCAATTTTCAATACCGCAAAAGTAGATCCTAAATTATATTCCATCATTTTTGGTGAGAGTATTTTGAATGATGCTGTTAGTATCGTCATGTACGA GACTTTATCCCAGTTTCACGGCGAAGATATCTACCTATCATCGCTCTTTCACGGTGTAGGAATCTTCTTATTCTCATTCCTTGTTTCTATGGCTCTAGGAGTATCCTTTGGTCTAGCTTGTTCACTTGGACTAAAACACTCTCACTTGGCAACTTATCCGCATATCGAAAGTTGCTTGGTCGCTCTAGTGGCTTATACAAGTTATTTCTTCTCAAATGGTATCGCTATGAGTG GTATCGTATCCCTCCTGTTCTGCGGTATCACCCTAAAACATTATGCCTATCATACCATGTCAAAACGGACGCAAAGAACTACCAAATACATGTTTGCTGTATTGGCTCAACTGTCAGAaaatttcatcttcatctacctcggattgagcttgttcactCAGGATGTACAAGTGTTCAAACCTTTGTTCATCCTTGTAGCGGCG ATCGCTGTAATGGCCTCTCGATACGCAGCCGTCTTCCCTTTATCCGAACTCATCAATTGGGTTTACCACACGCGAGGACAGCGATATGAGGAATTACCTCATTCTTATCAAATGATGCTATTCTGGGCCGGTTTGAGGGGAGCAGTCGGAGTTGCACTCGCAGCAGGTATAACAGGTGATAATGCCGACGCATTACGAACAACCATCTTAGTAGTTGTCGTATTGACCGTTATCATCTTTGGTGGAACAACAGCTCGAATGTTAGAAGTTTTAGGTATCAGAGTAggagttgaagatgaagatgccTCTtccgatgacgaagaagggtGGACAAGTTATAATGGTAATTTAGCGTTACAAATGGGACctggaagtagaagatatGCAGGTCAAAACGGACGTGGATTAGGGATTTATCATTCAAACGGacaacaagatgatcaagatgaaattgacTTACATTCACCTGAAGGATCAccattcaattcatcaaacatccatTTACCAAGAACAAGTCATAGTCATaaaacaagatcaagacaaCCTTCGACGAGATCAGTTgtattcaattcatcaaattcaagatctGGATTTTCGACAAATTCAGAaaattcagatgaagaagaagtgttaCCTTCCgcatcaggatcaggtccatcaaatccatatGGAAATGATTCACCTGATTATCAAACTGATACAGGTAtcgcagaagaaggtggcaGTAGTAGTGGCGGAGGAGGAATCAGACCAGGAATGATTTTCCGTGATGGACAATGGTTCACTGCATTAGATGAAAGATATTTATTACCTTTATTCAGTAATTCAGTCACAGCAAGAAGACATCATGCTAAAAAGGCCAGAAAAGTCTCTTCGGGTATATATAACAATAATCATAATCAAAATAACGGTGGTGATAGTGCTGTTGGAACACCAAGAGGTGGAAATAGCTTGGACATCAATAGAGCTAGATCaggtgaggatgatgattatgGTTACGATGGTGAAAGTGAGAACGGGAAAGTTAAAGGACCAGGATTACCGAGGACGTTTAG CGGCTCAGTGACAGATTTCTTTTTCGCCAAAGCTGATCCCACGTTACCTTCGTCGTCAAACACATCATTACCCTTAGAAGACAGGGGTCGAGGAAGTCTGAATCCACAATctagaagaggaagtggtGATGcaagaggtggtaatggtggtagtggtggtgaaggaagGTGA